A genomic window from Chloroflexia bacterium SDU3-3 includes:
- a CDS encoding VWA domain-containing protein encodes MKRRSSGILGVAALISTLALVGLGNGGAVPSAFAQEPTDPTPTPEIFLPPPESVDPTAIPTITPDIGEPATPVPPRTLSGAVALRPAYHEIVTTPETPYQFLVVLDVSGSMSYTPDGEGTLSGANVRCESLSPSALPYSTQCTGGANAAWHEPTERRIYKAKQLVNELIDQLHPNDSMRIIAFSSGRGYSGNTQVLPASGWTSDAATLRSIVLQAGMYANDPYRTQGGSAHAQAISKALQVLQVAPTTAPNGETYRPVVMFIADGPANVFLDGTTNYARDVCPDLTRQAALDNTECQIGYSNEHQQYRPITASLIEANNIKVAIPSVQIYTIPLLTYQELGMENIASTFSNTYFYNTPQIISTIMSDRRAPSDVCIEHVSSEWVSSIDAAHTPALDPARWNKVHLFRASDNTYMGESAITADPQTGQLRYSFSNIPDGDYLVRASVGYKSEDGISRVYQSVGLAPEASGAERVPLTISGSTTAQPLYLQLGGSPCPYY; translated from the coding sequence ATGAAAAGAAGAAGTTCCGGCATCCTTGGGGTAGCTGCGCTGATCAGCACCCTGGCCCTCGTTGGGCTGGGGAATGGCGGCGCGGTGCCCTCCGCCTTCGCCCAGGAGCCGACCGACCCCACACCCACGCCCGAGATCTTTCTTCCGCCGCCCGAAAGTGTCGACCCAACCGCCATCCCAACCATCACGCCCGACATTGGCGAGCCAGCCACCCCCGTACCACCCCGCACGCTCAGCGGCGCGGTGGCGCTGCGGCCTGCCTACCACGAGATCGTCACCACGCCCGAGACGCCATACCAGTTTCTGGTGGTGCTGGATGTCAGCGGCTCGATGAGCTACACGCCCGACGGCGAAGGCACGCTGTCCGGCGCAAATGTACGCTGCGAGTCGCTCTCGCCCAGCGCGCTGCCCTACAGCACCCAGTGCACAGGCGGGGCCAACGCGGCCTGGCACGAGCCGACTGAGCGCCGCATCTACAAGGCCAAGCAGCTGGTGAACGAGCTGATCGACCAACTGCACCCCAACGATAGCATGCGGATCATCGCCTTCAGCTCGGGCCGCGGCTACAGCGGCAACACCCAGGTGCTGCCCGCCAGCGGCTGGACCAGCGACGCCGCCACGCTGCGCAGTATCGTGCTTCAGGCGGGCATGTACGCCAACGACCCCTACCGCACCCAGGGCGGCTCGGCCCACGCGCAGGCCATCAGCAAAGCGCTGCAGGTGCTGCAGGTGGCCCCCACCACCGCGCCCAACGGCGAAACCTATCGACCTGTGGTTATGTTCATCGCCGATGGTCCGGCCAACGTATTCTTGGATGGCACGACCAACTATGCCCGCGATGTGTGCCCCGATCTCACACGGCAGGCCGCACTGGACAACACCGAATGCCAGATTGGCTATAGCAACGAGCATCAGCAGTATCGCCCAATCACCGCCAGCCTCATCGAGGCTAATAACATCAAGGTCGCCATCCCTAGTGTCCAGATATATACCATCCCGCTGCTCACCTACCAAGAACTTGGGATGGAAAATATTGCCAGCACGTTCTCCAACACATACTTCTACAATACGCCACAAATTATCAGCACAATCATGAGCGACCGTCGAGCGCCTTCTGACGTATGCATCGAGCATGTGTCGAGCGAATGGGTTAGCAGCATCGACGCCGCACATACACCTGCTCTCGATCCAGCGCGATGGAACAAGGTTCACCTCTTCCGCGCCAGCGACAATACCTATATGGGAGAATCCGCTATCACTGCCGACCCGCAGACGGGCCAGCTGCGCTACAGCTTCAGTAACATCCCCGATGGTGATTACTTAGTTAGGGCAAGCGTGGGCTACAAGTCCGAGGATGGCATCTCGCGTGTGTATCAGTCGGTGGGGCTGGCCCCCGAGGCCAGCGGGGCCGAGCGCGTGCCGCTCACCATCAGCGGCAGCACCACAGCGCAGCCGCTCTATTTACAGCTCGGCGGCAGCCCGTGCCCATACTACTGA
- a CDS encoding VWA domain-containing protein gives MHQQIPIPMALAHISFCSMLMILPPSSAIQDRLARTNAPSATSTASSGQIHLYTSQARYLDHEPYQYTILLDVSSSMSYNMDGEGTLSATGENVNCEWEGTSSLAYYDRCQSGSSVTIPNAPWHVESERRIYLAKEAIRNLIDAMPPDDTMRIIAFASGRGYTGNVVAQPASGWTSDKTTLKDSLQAIGAYANDPYLTQGNANHAQAIYAARTLLGYSPYYTPDGRPYLPKIIMLSDGPANTFLDGSQNFARDICPNLSLRQAINSSTCQIGYSPMYSRNRPITEMLNQTNLMKQYLYLDWGDISIIHMAHTSDTMGFADMASTPDLYAHYSDPNQLVRIALEEICTDGSYWTGSIIPERLIQGSVTLRSEDGISTVAQMPIVVDEQGGINYSLAGVAAGTYQLSAAITYTGLDGETREYTAVGLDNGAGASAITLAFDGQTVPPLFIQKASTDDVCGA, from the coding sequence ATGCACCAACAGATCCCCATCCCGATGGCCCTAGCCCACATCAGCTTCTGCTCGATGCTGATGATACTGCCGCCATCAAGCGCCATTCAAGACCGCCTCGCCCGCACAAATGCCCCAAGCGCCACATCGACCGCCAGCAGCGGCCAGATTCACCTCTACACATCTCAGGCCCGGTATCTAGACCACGAACCATACCAATACACCATCTTGCTCGATGTGAGCAGCTCGATGAGCTACAACATGGATGGAGAAGGCACGCTCAGCGCCACCGGAGAAAACGTCAACTGCGAGTGGGAAGGGACCAGCAGCCTCGCCTACTATGATCGCTGCCAAAGCGGCTCAAGCGTCACCATCCCCAACGCCCCATGGCATGTTGAGAGCGAGCGGCGAATATATCTTGCAAAAGAAGCTATCCGAAATCTCATCGACGCGATGCCGCCAGATGATACGATGCGGATCATCGCCTTCGCATCGGGCAGAGGGTACACTGGCAATGTTGTTGCCCAGCCCGCATCTGGCTGGACAAGCGATAAGACGACGCTCAAAGATTCTCTTCAGGCCATCGGGGCCTACGCAAACGATCCCTATCTGACCCAGGGCAATGCAAACCACGCGCAGGCAATCTATGCTGCAAGAACGCTCCTTGGGTATAGCCCTTACTATACTCCCGATGGTCGCCCATATCTCCCCAAGATTATTATGCTCTCTGATGGGCCAGCCAATACATTCTTAGACGGGAGCCAAAATTTCGCTCGCGACATCTGCCCGAACTTATCGCTGAGGCAGGCGATCAACAGCAGCACCTGTCAGATCGGGTACTCACCAATGTATAGCCGAAATCGGCCTATCACCGAGATGCTGAATCAGACAAATCTCATGAAACAATACCTATATCTCGACTGGGGAGATATCTCCATCATACACATGGCGCATACATCAGACACTATGGGATTCGCCGATATGGCATCCACCCCAGATCTCTACGCCCACTATAGCGATCCTAACCAGCTCGTCCGCATCGCGCTTGAAGAAATATGCACAGATGGTAGCTACTGGACTGGCTCAATCATCCCCGAGCGGCTTATACAGGGCAGCGTCACACTGCGCAGCGAGGATGGCATCTCGACCGTGGCCCAGATGCCTATTGTAGTGGATGAGCAGGGTGGCATAAACTACAGCCTCGCGGGCGTCGCGGCGGGCACCTACCAGCTGAGCGCCGCAATCACCTACACTGGCCTTGATGGCGAGACCCGCGAGTACACCGCTGTTGGGCTGGATAACGGAGCGGGGGCCAGCGCAATCACGCTCGCCTTTGACGGCCAGACCGTGCCGCCGCTCTTCATCCAAAAGGCCAGCACCGACGATGTGTGCGGCGCATAA
- a CDS encoding AraC family transcriptional regulator has protein sequence MLSTLLQAAAAPAVTEALFDRLADVVFFIKDTEGRYQVVNTTLMRRCGCASKQELIGRDPLALFPAELGASYAAQDREVLASGRPLADRLELHLYPSRSPGWCLTYKLPLLGPGGAVVGLAGISRDLRGPDRSDPVYARIAAAVAHIQQHYAEPLRLPALAAMSQLSPAQFERQIERIFGLSPKQLIIKTRVDAAAQLLASPRSIAEVAQTCGYADHSSFTRQFRAVVGLAPSEYRALRMQRG, from the coding sequence ATGCTCAGCACGCTTCTCCAGGCCGCCGCCGCGCCCGCCGTCACCGAGGCCCTGTTCGACCGGCTGGCCGACGTGGTCTTCTTCATCAAGGACACCGAGGGCCGCTACCAGGTGGTCAACACCACGCTGATGCGGCGCTGCGGCTGCGCCAGCAAGCAGGAGCTGATCGGGCGCGACCCGCTGGCCCTGTTCCCCGCCGAGCTGGGCGCGAGCTACGCCGCCCAGGACCGCGAGGTGCTGGCCAGCGGGCGGCCCCTGGCCGACCGGCTGGAGCTGCACCTCTACCCCAGCCGCAGCCCGGGCTGGTGCCTCACCTACAAGCTGCCGCTGCTGGGGCCGGGTGGCGCGGTGGTGGGCCTGGCCGGAATCTCGCGCGACCTGCGCGGCCCCGACCGCAGCGACCCGGTGTACGCCCGCATCGCCGCCGCCGTGGCCCACATCCAGCAGCACTACGCCGAGCCACTGCGACTGCCCGCGCTCGCCGCCATGAGCCAGCTCTCGCCCGCCCAGTTCGAGCGCCAGATCGAGCGGATCTTTGGCCTCAGCCCCAAGCAGCTGATCATCAAGACACGGGTGGATGCGGCGGCGCAGCTGCTGGCCAGCCCGCGCAGCATCGCCGAGGTGGCGCAGACATGCGGCTACGCCGACCACAGCTCGTTCACGCGGCAGTTCCGGGCCGTGGTGGGGCTGGCCCCCAGCGAGTACCGCGCCCTGCGCATGCAGCGCGGGTAG
- a CDS encoding 4-hydroxyproline epimerase, whose translation MKYVSIVDSHTAGEPTRVVVDGGPDLGPGTLAERLAVFRERFDRFRSAVVNEPRGSDVVVGALLCEPSDPTCAAGVIFFNNVSYLGMCGHGTIGLVATLAHLGQIGPGAHRIETPVGVVTATLHEDGSVTVQNVPSYRHAHRVRVALDDGSAVTGDVAWGGNWFFLCEDHGADVELPQVAALTDLAWRIRAALERAGVTGAGGAPIDHIELFAPGQGGASSRSFVLCPGGAYDRSPCGTGTSAKLACLAAAGKLAPGELWVQESVIGSRFVARYTALGDGRVLPKITGSAFVTLEGRLLLDERDPFQWGIRADA comes from the coding sequence ATGAAATACGTCTCCATTGTTGACTCTCACACCGCTGGCGAGCCGACCCGCGTGGTGGTCGATGGCGGGCCGGATCTCGGCCCCGGCACGCTCGCCGAGCGCCTGGCCGTGTTCCGCGAGCGCTTCGACCGCTTCCGCTCGGCGGTGGTGAACGAGCCGCGCGGGTCGGATGTGGTGGTGGGCGCGCTGCTCTGCGAGCCGAGCGACCCCACCTGCGCCGCTGGCGTGATCTTCTTCAACAACGTGTCGTACCTGGGCATGTGCGGCCACGGCACCATCGGCCTGGTGGCCACGCTGGCCCACCTGGGCCAGATCGGCCCCGGCGCGCACCGCATCGAGACGCCGGTGGGCGTGGTGACGGCCACCCTGCACGAGGATGGCAGCGTGACGGTGCAGAACGTGCCCAGCTACCGCCACGCCCACCGCGTGCGGGTGGCGCTGGATGACGGCAGCGCTGTGACCGGCGACGTGGCCTGGGGTGGCAACTGGTTTTTCCTGTGCGAGGACCACGGCGCAGATGTCGAGCTGCCGCAGGTGGCCGCGCTCACCGATCTCGCGTGGCGCATCCGCGCGGCGCTGGAGCGCGCGGGCGTCACCGGCGCGGGCGGCGCGCCGATCGACCACATCGAGCTGTTCGCGCCAGGGCAGGGCGGGGCCAGCAGCCGTAGCTTCGTGCTCTGCCCCGGCGGCGCGTACGACCGCTCGCCCTGCGGCACCGGCACCAGCGCCAAGCTGGCCTGCCTGGCCGCCGCTGGCAAGCTGGCCCCCGGCGAGCTGTGGGTGCAGGAGAGCGTGATCGGCAGCCGCTTTGTGGCCCGCTACACCGCGCTGGGTGATGGCCGCGTGCTGCCCAAGATCACCGGCTCGGCCTTCGTGACGCTTGAGGGGCGGCTGCTGCTCGATGAGCGCGACCCGTTCCAGTGGGGGATCCGCGCCGATGCCTAG